The Streptomyces sp. HSG2 genome has a segment encoding these proteins:
- a CDS encoding WXG100 family type VII secretion target, which translates to MAKDLDVTYEEMREASRHVVREKERLQEKLDGLRKYINNLVQSGYVTKSSSQAFDENFEEFTNGAKTTLDGLDGMGQYLTMAADKFEAMDQELAQSIRSR; encoded by the coding sequence ATGGCCAAGGATCTTGACGTCACATACGAGGAGATGCGGGAAGCCTCGCGGCATGTCGTCAGGGAGAAGGAGCGGCTTCAGGAGAAGCTCGACGGCCTTCGCAAGTACATCAACAACCTGGTGCAGTCCGGCTACGTCACCAAGAGTTCGTCCCAGGCGTTCGACGAGAACTTCGAGGAGTTCACCAACGGGGCGAAGACGACGCTGGACGGCCTGGACGGCATGGGACAGTACCTGACCATGGCGGCCGACAAGTTCGAGGCGATGGACCAGGAGCTGGCCCAGTCGATCCGCAGTCGCTGA